The Algoriphagus halophilus sequence AAAAATTTATTTTTATTGGAGCCACCTACTGCCAATGCAATAGGCCCACACATTCCAACACAATGAAATGATCCCAAAAAGCCTAATATGACAGCAGTCCAAAGCATCAAAAATTTAATTTCTTTTCTTGATAATATTCTACTCCATTTTCCACCCAATTTAACTGAGCTTTCCAATACCCACTTTTCAATTGATTAATTGGAACTTCAATAGACCTTTGGCTATTACCATCTAATTTAATTTTTTGGTCTAAGGCAGCATCGGAAGGTCTGAAAAGATGAAGAGTCCCAGAGGCACCTGAAGGAAGGTCCACCAATATCATTTGCCCCTTCATATCAAAAGTCATTACATCCTTGTTTTGATCTAAGGTTGCCTGTTCTTTATCTATTTGATCCTGATAAACTATTTCCTTTTCATAATAGCTTTCTGTCACCAACTCAATTCCATCCATTCTAACCGAAATAGTCACCATGGTCATGATGACCACAATAAAACCTAAAAACGAAAGGAATATTCCAGTTCCCCAATTCATAGTTAATTTCATCGTTTTATTTGTTTATAGGTGCCATAAAGTTTGTTTCAATATCGCCAAATTCTTGACCACCAGCATTTAATTGCAATTGTACCTTTTCCTGGCTCACCTGTACATCTGATTGATTTCTAACTAAGAAAAATCTTCCCTCAAACTTTGATTGGGGCTCCAAGGTCCAGTGGGTATCCCCCACCACTTCCAGATCTATGCCCTCTACTAAGGGGATCAATTCCACCGTCTGTGGTTCAAATGTTTTGTTGATTAAAGTGATTTCATACAGGTTTGATACCCTTCCATCTTCTCTGGTTTGATAAGTCATGCCTGGAAATCTGGTAACCGTTCCGTTAATAGGTTCTCTTGTAGCAATTAAAGAGACAAAAGCGGCTACCAATACCAACAAAACCACCACATATGCCTTGACTCTACCTGTGATCAATTTTTGGAAGCCTTGTTTAATGCTATTCTGAGAGGCATAGCGAATCAAGCCTTTTGGCCTATCCACCTTGACCATGACCTCATCACAAGCATCAATGCAAGCGGTACAGTTCACGCATTCCATTTGTATTCCATTTCGAATATCTATTCCTGTTGGGCAAACCTGTACGCAAAGGCTGCAATCCACACAATCGCCTTTTGGTTCAAGTTCGGCCTTGTTTTTCCGTATTGGAGCTCTAGGTTCACCCCTCACGTAATCATACATGACGTTGATGGAGTTATTGTCTAATAAAACACCTTGAAGTCTTCCATAAGGACAAACAACCAAACATGCCTGCTCCCTAAACCAGGAAAACACAAACATGAATATCCCCGAAAAAGCGATCAATCCAATAAAACCAGCCATATGAGCAGAAGGTGGTTGGGTTACGACCTCTATCACTTGATCCACCCCTATTAAATAAGCCATCACCAAATGACCAATCATCAATGAAATGAACCCAAAGATCAGGTACTTTGCCCCTTTCTTTCCAATTTTTTTGGAGTCCCAAGGAGCAGTATTCAACGCTCTTTGCTGATTGGCATCTCCTTCAATCCAATACTCGATTTTCCGGAAAACCATCTCCATAAAAAGAGTTTGAGGACAGGCCCAACCACAAAATACCCTTCCAAAAATCACTGTAAAAAGAATGACAAAAACGAAAAAGATCAATAAAAGGAAGATCAACAAGTAGGTATCCTGAGGCCAAAACACAGCTCCAAATATGATAAACTTCCTTTCAAAAATATTGAACAAAAGCCAAGGTCTTCCATCCACTTTTATGAAGGGTCCAGCAAATAAAATAGCCAATAAAAGC is a genomic window containing:
- a CDS encoding FixH family protein, translating into MKLTMNWGTGIFLSFLGFIVVIMTMVTISVRMDGIELVTESYYEKEIVYQDQIDKEQATLDQNKDVMTFDMKGQMILVDLPSGASGTLHLFRPSDAALDQKIKLDGNSQRSIEVPINQLKSGYWKAQLNWVENGVEYYQEKKLNF
- the ccoG gene encoding cytochrome c oxidase accessory protein CcoG; translation: MAKKNPHLNPENFRDALATVQEDGKRNWVYPKKVKGLFYRYRTYLSWLLLAILFAGPFIKVDGRPWLLFNIFERKFIIFGAVFWPQDTYLLIFLLLIFFVFVILFTVIFGRVFCGWACPQTLFMEMVFRKIEYWIEGDANQQRALNTAPWDSKKIGKKGAKYLIFGFISLMIGHLVMAYLIGVDQVIEVVTQPPSAHMAGFIGLIAFSGIFMFVFSWFREQACLVVCPYGRLQGVLLDNNSINVMYDYVRGEPRAPIRKNKAELEPKGDCVDCSLCVQVCPTGIDIRNGIQMECVNCTACIDACDEVMVKVDRPKGLIRYASQNSIKQGFQKLITGRVKAYVVVLLVLVAAFVSLIATREPINGTVTRFPGMTYQTREDGRVSNLYEITLINKTFEPQTVELIPLVEGIDLEVVGDTHWTLEPQSKFEGRFFLVRNQSDVQVSQEKVQLQLNAGGQEFGDIETNFMAPINK